Genomic window (Magnolia sinica isolate HGM2019 chromosome 10, MsV1, whole genome shotgun sequence):
CCACTTAATCCTTATATGCCAATGATTGTGTCGATGGCGCGACCATTTTAATAGACCATATGCGATTCTTGTTGTGTGTTATGCTAAGTGATGGCTTGATAACTAGCCATAAAATGGAGTGGATATGTACACACTTGTGATGCAGAAGGTATAAACACTTGCATAACCTTCTTGACCATGTGTAGGGAGTGCACACCAGACTATTGTTTTACTTATTTGAAATTGTGGTAGTTTTTGGATAGCCCAGCATGTTGAACATGTTGGATTTATGTACAagcatacatatacatacatcatggatttGAGGTGCACATTGTGTGTAGTGTGATCgtgcatggatgcatgtgcaTATTGAGATCACAGGATGATGATGGTGCATTTTGTGCAGATGTTGCACATATATCAGGTCTAGGATGACCGTGGATTGAGGTTGGATGTGGATGTGAGAGGAGGCCGATTGGCCTTAGAGCTACCTTAGGTGCATACATGAGGTAAATGCATAACATTGCTCGTGTGCAAATATATTGCCTGGTATGCTTGTGTATATCATAACATCTTTGTGGGACAGATGGAACACCACAACAACATCGTGGTTGTACTGATGAGACCACCATAGCAACATTGTGGTTGATAAATATGGACATAAAAAATTTGGGTTTCTTTATACTAGGTCCTAGACCCCTGGGTGAAACTCcctaaacctcgagtggtaccctCGAGCCTCATCTTCAAGACCGAGCGGTTGCCATGCATCACCTGGTGCCGAAGACCATAGTAGGCCTAACTCCCATCGACATGGTCGAGTGAGAAGAGGTTCGACCACGCCTACCTGAAGAGTTGGAgcgaatgtggttgggtttgaccagcccctgaaatgggtccactaccagcgtgccgggtgggtattggcatggcTATAGCCCCCCCATTGACAAGGCGGGTATGGgaggcctctattcaacaagtttcagACTTACTCTGGATACCAGGTCCCGGTGATTCCCAATGATGATAAATATATTGTGATGTGAATTTTTTAGAGGAGGGCTTGCATGCCTACACATATTCAGCATACATTTGCATATCATCACTTATATTACATCCTATCCACTTGGCCTTATATAGCATTACATATCGTTATGTTTCAGTTTGTGTACTCTGATACATTGAATGTTACTGTATACTTGTACACTAcacacacacgagtgtactcactaggctttttgcctaagcttcctattccccatttttttcagggcaggagtagcttggaggaCTTAGCTTTTTAGATACACCTTGTCTCAGCTATATTTTGGTGATGCCTtcatttttgtacattttggaaaaaaatattGTATTTGTATTATGACTAAATCTATAATGAAGGTTGTTGCTTGGTAttatgatcatggatctttatgctcagatatataacaaaaaaatcagtcaaaaatcttccttgtggtgtgccgaactcggtACTTGGTGTATAGAAGTTGAGTGCCAGATTCGGGGCATTATAGAAGTTGTCTGTTCCCGGATTTGGGGTGTGATAGAAGGTGGTATCAGAGaataagatttgggatcacttacAAGCAAAGTCAGAAGCTAGAAAACATAGAAGAACCTAAACTAGGACTCCCGGTGTCATTAATCGAGAACTTATACGCtattagtacccctgatttgtatgaattTAGGATTCTCAGTTTGAGAACTTAGATTGATGCAGGATTCTGGTTTTAACAAACCTAGAGGTGTGAATTTAGGATCCCCATCTTGAGAATTTACCCAAGGACAAGAATTACTACTAGGAAACTTAGGAAACTATTCTTGGCACCCTAACGTGTGCGTTGGGTGCGAGAGCTCTTCCTAAAATGAGAATCTTCATCTCCTTTGTAGATCATGCCGCCGCGTAGGGCCCAGACTCGAGCTGCAGCGACCCAACAAGCTCCGACCGCCCCCAATGAAACTCAGTCGATCCGAGGATTTTTGGTAAGTATGATGTCATGGATGGAGTGCCAGGAGTGGCGTTTGACCGAGGGTTCCACACCTTCTATCCAGGAAAATATGGGCACATTGTTAAAAGAGTTTCGGCATGTGAATCCCCCAAGTTTTAGAGGAGAGCCGGACCCGATGGTTGAAGATAGGTGGAGAGCTCagttggagaagatttttatTGTGATGGGGTGTACAAAGGAGCAGAAGGTTACCCTAGCCATTTTCCTATTAGATGGGGAGGCAGAGCAATGGTGGGAATTGGTTTCTCGATCGGCAAAACCTGGTGCCATGTGGAACTGGAGAGCATTTTGTGACTGGTTCAAGAAGAAATACTTTCTGAGCAATGTCCGACAGAAGAAGGTAAAAGAGTTTGAGACACTTCAGCAGGACAAAATGACCATGGCCCAATACAAGGCCCATTTTGTAGAGTTGTTAAGGTTCGCTTCACACTTGATTGCGGATGAAGACTTGAAGGCCCAAAGATTTAAGCTGGGGTTGCGGGGTGTGCTTCGATCCCACGCAGTAGCACAAAAGCTTCCAACATATGATGAGGTAGTGGATTTAGCATTAGTAATTGAGGCTGACCTTGAGGACCAGTTGAGGGACAAAGACCAGAGGAGAGACGGAAAGGGGAAGAAGAAGGTGCAGTATCCAAGGCCCCAACATCCACTACCAAGATCACAGCAGTAGCGGAGACAACATCCAAGACACTAGTAACATCGCCAATAGTGGGGACATGTACCTCCCTAGACAGCTCCGGATCGTGTTTATACACTGCAGGAGAGGGATCCTTAGTCCTCTAGAGACATAGTGGAAGGTATTCTTATCGTATGCTTGACTCCTGGTAGgactttatttgattttggtgcttCTCATTCCTTTATATATGAGGATTTTATGTGTGCATTAGATTTGCCTATAGTAGAAGTTGGGGAAGGGTTGTTAGTTGCAACGCCCTTAGAAAAGTCTGCAGTTTTGGGCCCGGTGTGCCCATCTTATCCTGTGTATGTGGAGGAGTTTGAGATGCCAACCGATTTGTTCATGCTAAGGATGACTGAGTTCGATGTAATTTTGGGAATGGATTGGTTGGCTTCGTATCATGTTATGATATATTGCTTCGAGAAGGCAGTCATATGCAATATTCCCAGCCAGCCACAGTTTCAGTGTGTTGCGGTGCCTAGAGAAGGGCCATTGGAGGCACTTATGGCTTGCGTGTAGGAGGAGCAGTCATTAGTGTGCATCGACCAACTGTCAATCGTTTGTAGCTTTCCAGATGTCTTTTGGGAGATTCCAGGGTTACCACCTAGGAGGGCTATAGAGTTTTGTATTGATCTGCAGCCTGGTACGCACcgatctcgaaggccccgtatcatatggtACCGATGGAGTTGAAGGAGCTACAGAAACAGTTAGATGAGTTGCGCGAATTGGGATTTATTCATCCAAGCATTTCTGCATGGGGTGCACCAGTGctttttgtgaagaagaaggatggatcgttgAGGTTCTGCGTGGACTACCATGAGGTCAATAAGGTCACTATCAAGAATAAATAtccactcccgaggatagatgacctgtttgatcagttgcgAGAGGCGcaatacttctcaaagatagATTTGAGATCTGGGTATCATCAGGTACGAGTTCGAGAAgaggatatcccaaagacagCTTTTCGGACCCGCTATGGTCACTTTAAATTTTTGGTCATGTCGTTTAGACTGACTAACACCAACAGTTTTCATGTAATTGATGAATGAAGTCTTCCACCCATTCCTGGATCAATTCGTTgtcatattcattgatgatattttgGTTTACTCAAGGACCCGAGAGGAACATGAGCAACATTTGGAGATAGTCCTATAGACTCTTTGTGAGAACCATTTGTATGCCAAGTAGGAGAAATGTAAATTTttgtaggaggaggtgaagttcctcgggtATGTGGTCGCTCGAGAAGGAGTGAAGGTCGATCCTGCGAAGGTCGAGGCATTATTACAGTGGAGGCAACCCACTAACGCCACTGAGATCTGGAGTTTCTTGGGTTTAGCGGGCTATAACTGGTGTTTTATTGACGGTTTTTCATGCATTGCCACCCTGCTGGCCAAGTTGACCCGTAAGGGAGCACCATTTGTATGGAGcgatgcctgtgagcgagcattcaTAAAGTTGAAGACTCGCCTAATGAAACCACCGGTCCTCACCCTCCCCTCTGGAGGTGAGGGATTTGTGGTATATATGATGCTTCATGTATTGGGCTTGGTTGTGTATTAATGCAGCACGAAAAGGTTGTAGCTTATGCATCTCGTCAGCTTAAGTTTCAGGAGCAGAACTACCCAGCACACGATCTCCAGTTGGCAGCAATTGTCTTTGCATTGAAGATTTGGAGACACTATTCTATGGGGTGAAGTTTGAGCTCTTTTCAGACCATAAAAGCCTTGAGTATCTCTTCTCCCAGagtgagttgaatatgaggcaaaggCGATGGATGGAACTATTGAAGGATTATGACTTTACTTTGCAATATCACTTGGGTAAGGCGAACGTAGTGGCTGACGCTTTGAGTCACTAGCTACGAGGCATGATTACAAAGCTTATGGTTTgagagtggaggatgcttaagGACGTAGcggatttttattttcagttaagACTACAAACTTCTGTAGCGTAACTTTCGAACTTATCGATTCAACCTTCTTTGGTATTTTGAGTAATCTAGGCTCAAAAGGCGGATCAATCATTGTAGGCTCATAGAGTAGAGGCCAAGGGAGGCAAGCAGCCGGATTGGAAGATTGGGTCTGATGGTGGATTGTGCTACCGAGGCAGATTTTGTGTTTCGACCATAACAGAACTAAGGCAGGAGATCTTAAATGAAGCGCTTCGATCTAAGCTCACTATCCACCCAGGCTCCAtcaagatgtatcgtgatatgaagaGGCAATATTGCTGGAGCGGAACGTAGCGCGAGATTGCCAAGTATGTGTCCCAATGTAACACATGTCAGCATGTGAAGGATGAGCATCAATATCCTGCTGGTCACTTGCAACAGTCAGAGGTTCcaaagtggaagtgggagcatgtaacCACATATTTCATTATAGGGTTGCCGAGAACTCaacgcggtcatgatgccatttAGGTTATCGTTGATTGCCTGACAAAGCCGGCGCACTTCCTGGTAATACGTTCTTCTTGAACAAAGGATCGATTGGCAAGGTTATTCATTGATGAGGTCGTGAGCTGCATGGTATTCCAGTTTTGATCATATCCGACTCTGATCCGAGGTTCACATTGCAATTTTGGAGGATTTTTCAGAGGGCGTTGGCGACTACCTGGAGATACAACACCGCATAtcacccacaaactgatgggcagtCTGAGaaggtcaatcagatccttgaggacatgcttcgagCGTGCACTTTGGATTTCTCTGGTAATTGGGACGACCACTTACCTTTCGctaagttcgcatataataacagttatcaggtgaccattggcatggctccctttgAGGCCCTATATGGTAGACCTTGTCGGTCCGCGAGTTGTTGGAGCGAGATTGGAGAGTGATGTTTACTAGGTCCTGAGGTTTTGCAAAGGACTTctgagaagattgatattatcaggcaaaGGATGCATACAGCCCAGAgcaagcagaagagttatgctgattaCCGGCGGAAATCCTTAAAGTTTGTTGTAGGTGACCGAAtttatctcaaggtctcacccatgaagggtgtagttcaatTCGGATGTAAGGAGGAGCTCGCCCCTAAATATATAGGACCATTCGAGATTGTGGAGAGTATCCGAGTAGTGGCGTATCGGCTTACACTACCTCCACAGTTGTCTGGCATGCACAATGTGTTTCATGTTTTAATGTTGCGAAAGTGTGAGCCAAGCACATTgcttgttattgattggcagccactcgagGTCACTGAGTATGCGTCATACGTTGAGTAATCGGTTCGTATTCTCGaccggaaggagcaagtcctttGGACAAAGGTTAACTCACTAGTTAAAGTTCAATGGGGACATCATACTGAGGACGAGGCCTCTTGGGAGTGTGAGGCTGATATCCATGAGAAATACCCTCATTTGTTCGATGTATAAAGAATAATCCCTTATTAGATGATATATGTTGATATTTGGTTTCCATACTGATCACTTACATGtggaaattttgaggatgaaatttttattaggagggtagattgtaagaccCTGTCCATTCTGTACATTTGCaatgcctatgtgcacgatgataGATGCTCTTGGCCAGACCTGGATTGGCCATGCTTAGTGCACACCCAACTGATCGGAAATCCAAGACTTTGAAACCCTCGCCATATCGACCGTCCCGTCGTTGTGGTTACGAAGGTACCACCCATGCATCTGTACAacgctccattagtgagatacgccacaAGGAATCGTTGgtatatcatgtgcgcatggcgccatatattccattccacacatgtgcacaacacatgctatgCACACATGCACCTTGCTagacatgggtgagagaatctctacccatgtgtgtgatgtcacacacccataccaccCCTCTCATGTgtatccaaagtcaacccttctccatacaacaccttatgcatgatgtcatcatgtCATACCACCCCATGTCtcatttaatccaccattaagtcctaatcatgCATTACTTACCATAATCCTTGCCTAGGCTAATCATAACCACATTAATCTAACATAACCACAATTTTAGCAAATTCTCTACAAACACCCCTTCAATcctcaacattttcaccattttccctACCATAAGTAAgataaagagatagagagagaaaaagaggagtgatcttggtgggccatcaatcccatcccttccatctaaCTCAACCATCCAATTAACCCATCATGGTGAGTACACCCACCTcgctcattcttattttgttttccttctgttaatgtatggtggagatggtgttgatgataatgatatgattaatggtgtggatgcataagagaagacatataaaattaatttttttatagacCTCCTGTGGACCTGTTGAtagtgggcccattgtaatgtttgtatgccatctaaaccatccaagcgTGGCCCTTTGGGCTGGCCAaacccacacacacacccatgcacacacgtgcacatatcattaaaaaaataagagaggACGTTGCAACAAGCAGCGTCCCAACTGCTTGATATAAAGGGAGGGGCTATGGGACCACAATGCCCCCCctccccccatgatgtatgtatttgatccacattgTTCATTCGATTTCAAAGgttattttaggccttgagccaaagaatgaagccaatccaaatctcgggtaggccacaccattaaaaaccatttTAATAGTGATATTTAGTATcaaaactgttagggcccgctatgatgtttctgtaccccaaaaatactgaatattgggcttgttggatctGTCACGAGCCAGAGAATCCaacagatggattggatcacattgatatgggccccacttaggaaataacacaataaataaataaataaacagcagGCTGGATGCCCTTACTGTtagcgtccagaggatgctgtGGCAAGCAGTGTCCTACTGCTTGGAATGAGgcagggatggtgggtcccaccacaggcctcaccatgatgtatgtcgagcatcaacaccgtgcatttgatgggtcccctttaaaaatgggatatcccaaaaaatcagccatacacggaactcaggtggcccacaccatctaaaatcatgagaagagtggataaaacatataaaaacacttcctggggtccacttgaaatttggatgcatctgaaacttggtctgacccctcaaccaagtgggagaCAGaaaatggacgggctggattcatgagccacatctcggtgggcccaacaaataattatgaatgttttaatggagggtgacCCTCTTAAtttttgtgtgtggtatggcccacatgagccaCAGATTGACTTAATTTCAAACcccgggcccaccatggattagtGTATCTGATTGATGGTGTTGtgggtcgacatgcatcacgatggataacacacaactcaacctcatgagaaatccccatgagctccaccgcataggacccattgtg
Coding sequences:
- the LOC131217494 gene encoding uncharacterized protein LOC131217494, with product MPPRRAQTRAAATQQAPTAPNETQSIRGFLVSMMSWMECQEWRLTEGSTPSIQENMGTLLKEFRHVNPPSFRGEPDPMVEDRWRAQLEKIFIVMGCTKEQKVTLAIFLLDGEAEQWWELVSRSAKPGAMWNWRAFCDWFKKKYFLSNVRQKKVKEFETLQQDKMTMAQYKAHFVELLRFASHLIADEDLKAQRFKLGLRGVLRSHAVAQKLPTYDEVVDLALVIEADLEDQLRDKDQRRDGKGKKKVQYPRPQHPLPRSQQ